CATCTATACTCGGGAGGTGAGACAGGAAGTGCAGGCTTCCCCAGCCACAGCTGGACCTGACCACCTTTTTGAGCTCTAACTCAGCACAACTTTGATTTTTCCCAACATTTCCTCTTTTATGGCACCAGACAGCATCCTTAGCAGCTTGTGCTGACCCTCAGGGGTCTCCCTTTCTCTGCAGCCCCACCCCTTGCAGATGCCTACAGACTCCATTCCTGAGCCAATCTACTTTCTTGGAGTCTAAGGACAtggcctctctcttcccctcctccagctctctCCTTCCCGGAAGTTTTAAGATTTACAGCTTCCCTGTCCTACTGCTTTTCTCTGAAAATCTAATACAACCATCTTTTAGCATCAAAGGTGAAAAGGCAATAGAAAGGAACTGCTCTCACATTTCATAAGGAACTGTATACCCACTCTGAACCcttgaaggggaggaaggaaccCAAGTATTTAATCAGACACCAGTGAACTTCAGGCGGGACTTTCCCCGTGCTCCATTCTGTCTCGAGAGACAGTTCAGAGAGCCAGGGATAAAGAAGGAATAAAGAAGTCTCCTCCCGAAAGCAGGCTGGTAAGGCAGCTCCCCAAGTAAGTCTCACAGCCTCCTAATTCTAGCCCCAAGCCCGGCCCAAGAGGCAGCCATCTTCTCACGGGAAGAAATGGGTCAGGGCAGGTGGACCCCACCCTCCCATGCTCAGTCTTGGCGCTGCCACCCTCCTGGTTCCATCCCAGTGCAGCTTCCTGTTTGGCTTTTCCCATCACCCTCCTTTAAGAAAAAATGAGAGGGAAAAATTCTACCACCCCTTTCaggacacccctcccccaacaagtATGGGGAAATGGGGTACAGCACATTAGGTTCAGGAAAccgggaagagaaaaagaggctgGTTTGGTCCTCAGCATCCTGGTCAGGCTCCCCGTGGCCTCCGCGCTGCCATCCACTGCTGGTAGGTCTGCGTGCTCCCGCCGTGCCTCAGCTTCTCTGCTGCCAGCTCACGTCAGCCAAGGCTCCGATGGGCGCAAGGAGGTGTGggcaggaaggaggggggactggGGACTGAGGTGCCAATGGCCCCCGCCCCTGGAGCTGGGAGGGGTGGATTCATGGTGCCGTTTGCTTGCTCTTCTTCTTGACAGGCCCTGCCACCTGACTGTCCCTGTCTTGCTCTCCTGCCTCTGAGATGTATGCATTTCGGTGAGCAGAGGCTCCAGCTGAATGCCCATGCCACCTGGAGGGTGCGTGGCTGTGGTCGTGTGTAGCAGACGATGGCAGGTGACAGGGCACAAAATCGTGCCCTACCCCCGACAGTGAGAAGAGGTTCAAAAATGTTGTGATTAAAAAATGTCAAAGGCTACCCGCTCTCAAGTTAACCCGACCAAGTCTTCCGGAGTTTCCCTAACACGCGCAGACCCTAGCGctaactgtctctgcctctgtgtttcttcAAGGAGCCATCACTCCCAGGTGGACACAAGCTCCCTTCTTGGTGCTTGAAGGACAAGGGAGTCTGGAGGAAGAGGGcgaggaaggggaggaggcagcgggcggggagtggagggagagaaggtaGAAGGTATTTATTTACATCTTGCATGAACTTGCGGCAGACTGGCCGGATCTCTTTGCTCAAGGTGGCACTGAACATCATGACCTGCTTCTCATGGGGGGTCATGCGAAAGATTTCCTGGACATCCCGACGCATGTCTGCGGGAGAGGATTGTAGAAGGAAGTGAGGCCACAGCCAGTGAGAGCTCAGGAGTTACTCTAGAGCCATGGCCTCCAGAACAAGCCAGGCTTGGGGCACAGCcttataatcccaggacttaggaggcaggaggatcaggagttataTTTTGAGTTTTGAGACCAGCCAAGTCTACTCGAGATTGAAAAAGCAAAAGTAATAACATGGAAAAAAGCGATGTATTTACAAAGATACTTGGGGTCAGGTTCTCAGCCTTTTTTTTAGCCAAGAAATTTAACTTAACCTAAAGTCCAAATTTATAAAATGGAGACAAAATCCAACATGGGCTCAGGAATGGCAGTCCTTAAAAACACGGagcatgaggctggagagaggctcagcatGCAGGAGCTCTCGCTGCTAGGGAAGCCAAGGCCTCcatgggaactcacagagaaataaTAAACCCGAGCCCCCCAGCAGCATGACACTAAAGCTGGACTATAAAGGGAAGACTAGTACAGCTCCTACACAAGAACGACACAGAAATCTCTGGAACAttccatataaaaataaaccttaaacaCAAACTATcttgccaggtatggtggtagaCATCTTGAATCCCAGAAGTAGGGATAGGCTGGTCTGAGTTGCCAGCCTGGCTCACACAGCAACCTCCAGGCCAGGAAGAGGACGTACCGATGTGTACATAGAAAAACACGACGCTGAGGCCAGTCTAGCAGCTCTTCCCCTACACCAGCCTACAAAGCACTCACTGCAGACATCATCCACTCTGGCCTTCACCTTGACTCCAGCCTCACATCCCTGAACGGCCAAGCAAATATGACCTAATGCCCACCGTTACTCTGCCATCTCAGGCAGCCAAAAGTCATTTGGAAAGACTTCCCTCTGGGGCTATGTGCTTTCCTACTCTTGCAACTAACCAAACcaaaattattgttttctttctttttttttttttggttttaaagatagggtcttataatgaatggagctagaaaacactattttgagtgaggtaacccagacatagaaagacaattatcacacgtactcattcataggtgattttttagacataaagcaaagaaagccagcctacaaaccacaatcccagagaacttagacaacaatgcggacactaagagagacttacatagatctaatctacatgcgaagtagaaagtagaaaaagacaagatctcctgagtaaattgggagcatggggactttgggggagggttgaaagggggaggggagaggcaggaagccgagcagagaaagatgtagagttcaataaaaataataaatataaaaaacaatttattccTTGCTAGCCCTAATTATCTTGtaataatatatttcaaataaaaaaaataggatcttactatgtagcccttggCTGGCTTGCAATTCATAAAGACCCACCTGGGTTTAAAGGCAcacaagtttttgttttgtttttaagagaacaagtttcagtgtgtagaccaggctggtctccaacttaaGAGACCCTCAGCTTCacccttagtgctgggattaaaggtgtgcaccatcaccacccagcaataagttatctttaatttttattatgtatgtaggTGTTCTTCCTGCAGAatagggctttggatcccctgggtCTGGAGCTACACATGGCTACACTGCCATGTGGGAATGTGCCGGgacggaagagcagccagttctcacCCTTGAACACCTTCATTTTTAAAGTGTATGGATGTTCTGTCTGTTCTCCACTTCTATtcggtgcccatggagaccaagAGGAACAAGATCTTAGATTACAGACCATTATAGCTACCATATCGGTGCTGGgataaacccaggtcctctaaagaGCCGTCCGCTCTTAACTGCCCTACAAAAtccttaacattttctttttagctgggcagtggtggctcaggcctttaatcccagcactggggagacaaaaggcaggcggatctctgtgagctcaagaccattctggtctacagagctagtgcctggacaggctccaaagccacagagaaaccctgtctcgaaaaaccaaaggggggggggggggggggagaagataaaacaaaaaagtttctTTTACCCCACGTGACACACTGCCCCACCAGAACTCATGACTTCTGTGAACACTCAGATGAACGTCAGAATTGACCTCTAGAAACCTGCCTATTTATGAATTCTGGTCAGGCATACTATATAccacagtgattctcaacctgtgagtccaGACAGGGGAGGGGGTGAACATCCTTTCACAAGGGTCCCGTATcagatatttttacattttgattaataacagtagcaaaattacagttatgaaatagcaacaaaaacaatctcatggttgggggtcacaagAGTTCACCatcagaaaggttgagaaccactttgtCCTGGGGCAGAAGGGCAGGCCCTCTGCTCTAACAggccagcatgcacaaggccttcaGCGCCCAACCCcaggggaggaaaaggaatgCAGAGCCATCAGTCATGGGTGATAGATCCAGAGTCGTCCTTGCACACGCGTGCTCCCGTGTCAAGCAAACATCATTTGGCTCCAAGGGGCAGCTCCCAGACCCCCTGATCCCACCCGAGCACAGCCACTCACCGAGCTGTTCAAGCATCTTGTCACACTCGTCCAAGATAAAGTGTTTAATGTGCTTGAGGTTCAGGCTCTTATTTCGAGCCAGGGCTAGAATTCGGCCGGGAGTCCCCACGACGATGTGTGGGCAGTTCTTCTTAAGCACCTCTTCATCCTTCTTGATAGACAGACCGCCAAAAAACACTGCCACCTGTCAGCCAACAGGAAAGGCTCATGAGACAGGAAGAGGCTCCAGTCTCCCCAGAGTCCCTGTTACTtacctttccccctttcttctcttgtgataaagtctgtgtagccctgactggtcttACACTCACTTTGTGATCAGCCTGTCTGCTGCCCAAATGCTAGACCACCCTGCCAGATAGCGGTGCCCACTCTTAGCTGACTGTAGACCAGCTGCTGGCTGTCAGCCCTGCAGGGCCAACTGGGGGCAGGGATGAAGACGAGTGTCCAGTCactcaaatacttttttttttgagacaggctctctacatagccctggctgacccacACAGTGAGGCCCATGTGAATCTAAAGCCATGGCTTtcttagaagaatgaaaacagcaaGAACACAAGTCATCAGTAAATGTGAAGtactaccaacacacacacacacacacacaaaaaaaaatactaagcttCCCTAACTCAGCTGGCGTAGCTTTGGCTGacctcctgagtgccaagatTAAGTCTTGCCTTGTGTAAACTACTAGGTGAATGCTGGGATCTGAGCTGTAACACTACATCAAGGACCCCATGGACTTCTTCAGTTTCAAGGGGAAAGAACAATCAGGGAGCACAATGTCACACacgtattcttttttctttaaagatttatgtatacagtgtatacTTAATTAtgtactcaggacctctggaagagcagccagtgctcttaacctcagagccatttctccagcctccccaaCGCTTATTCTATGGTAAcctcttcctccactctcactccAAAACCACTATTGGTTAACAAGGTTGGTGGCAAACAGGAGCATTCATGCCCAAAATGACCCTTCCAGATATAAGTTTTGGTCTGCAGTAACTACTGAGGAAAGAGTAAGCTAGACCTAATGGTGACTAGTTAGGTCATTTGCAGAACCAAAGAAAAGTAGACAATTCTGTAAGTGACTGACGAGGGGTGGGGACAGCACATGGGGTATTCACCCTAACTAACTGCAACTATAGGTGCACACACCATATCCAGGATCATTCCTAcacaagacagggttcctctgtgtagtcctggctatcctggaactcactctgtagaccatgcctCAGAGATTCAcaggcctctgtctcccaagtgctgaaattaaaagcatgtgccaccatgcctggcccagcCTTGTATTTGATCCCGACCCTAAGAGCATTCTGGGTCGAGCACGGTGGTGcactgcacgcctttaatgccagcactcaggagtcagaggcagggccagcctggtctacagagcacgtTACAAGAccaccagggccacacagaaaaagCCAGTGCAAATAAATAGACGGGTGGATGACAATAACCCATCGTGTTGTGTGCACATGTTGGGGTGGTAGCCTGGGCTCTCCCTTCCGCCTTCACGCCGTCTGAGCTCACAGCTCAGCCATCAGTCTGCGCAGCACACACTCTAACCAGAGCTATTTCTCCGGCCCtactttggtttttaaaaaattattttcagtttagGGTTCTGATCAAAATTACTAGTTTAAAACATACAGTTGGGtcagggtggtggcacacacccataacCCCTGCATTCAAGccatagaggcagaaggatggcaaTCACCTGCCCATGGTGATATTCTTTCTCAACCAAGCAAAATTGTTATCTGTAAACAGAGCATGAGCAAAaggactgcccccccccccccaaccagaACAGGAGTCTACGCGTCATCCCTCCACTCATCACAGGGCCATGAAGCACTCTGGTCACAGCAGACCCCACACACTTAAGCATAGCAACACATCATCTCCAAGTCCCCAAACAATGCCAAGCTCCTGGTGAAAGTCCTCGCCGTGTCACACCGTAGCAGACACGGCCACCTCCTACAGTCTTCTGTCACCCTGGAGTCCACACGTGTCACACCGTAGCAGACACGGCCACCTCCTACAGTCTTCTGTCACCCTGGAGTCCACGTGTCACACCGTAGCAGACACGGCCACCTCCTACAGTCTTCTGTCACCCTGGAGTCCACACGTGTCACACCGTAGCAGACACAACGACCACCTCCTACAGTCTTCTGTCACCCTGGAGTCCACACGCAGCTGTTTTGGAGCTTTTGTTTCCTCTTGCTACACACGCCCCCTCTCCAGCAATCTGACAAGCAGTGCTGGGGAACAAAAGAGCGCTCCAGCCAACAGTAGTTCCTGTCCCaactactcaggaagctgaggcaggaggctcaggttCAGGGCTGGCTCTAGTCtgaggtgagttcaaggcctaccaGGGTAATTTGGTAAGAAtcaatcttaaatttaaaaacaaggcaAGGGGTGGGGActgggagagatggttcagaggttaagagcattgactgctcttcctagaggtcccgagttcaattcccagcatgtggtggcttacaaccatttaTGAGATCTTGTGCCCCCTGCCGTGCAGGCAGAGACTACATAAACAATGCACAGGGTAGCGCAGGAGCAGACTCACTTAGCAGCTTAAGGCTCTGGAATCAGATTTACaacaccacaaaaaataaaataagtgaatcAAAGTGTCATCGTGAACTCTCAGGGACACAGATGCAGTCACAGCACTGCACCCGCACGGACAGCTGCAGAAGGCCCTGCCACTGCAGTAAAGGCACCCATGCTGCCCGCGGGAGCTCACCTCATACTCCGACCCCCACACGGCCCTGGCGTCTCAGCCTCTCACCTTGACGTTCGGCATGTACTTTGAGAAGCGCTCGTACTCCTTGCTGATCTGAAAGGCCAGCTCCCTAGTGTGACACATCACCAGCACAGACACCTTCAGGGAGCAATGGAGACACAGTGAAGTCAGTCCTTCGCCACCCTCTCCAGAGTGACTGTCACAAAAGTGCTTAAGCCCATGCCGCTACAGAACATTCCCCCTGCTGGCAGGGAGACCAGCTCTGAGAGTGTCTTGTAGCCACAGTCTCCGTGCCCTCCCCAGCACTGCCCCAACATACCTGCCCAGTGATTGGCTCCAGCTGCTGCAGTGTGGCCAGGACAAACACTGCTGTCTTCCCCATGCCCGACTTGGCCTGGCACAGGACATCCATCCCCAGAATGGCCTGAGGGATGCATTCGTGCTGGActagaagggaaaggaggaagacttTTTGCACCACGCCAACCCCTTCTTCCCAGCTGATACTCCAGATTTTTCACCTGTCCCTGTCACCTTTCAGACCCGTCCTATCTCTGTCCCGTTGGTCACATTTATATCCAAGTCAAGCCCTTCTTAGCTTCAGGCCTCCCTGGTGCTATAAAAACCCTCCGGCACCTGCCAGCAGCTCACCTCCAATGTCCCTGGCTGTCTTTACTTTCCCTACACTCTAACAATCCAGGAATCTGAATGCCTATTACAGACCAATTCTCCTCCTATGCTTTTGGGTCAGGTCACCCTGCAATCTTGGACAAAATGAAGGACGTGGCATATGACCCAGAAGCCAGCACCTTTAGACCAATCATTACGGTTGTTAGAGACCACAGCCCGAAAGACGGGAACTAAAGGTCCAGCCAGGCCTTCTGTCTGATCAAAGCCAAGGAGAGTCTTCTAGTGCTGACATATGGATACACTCTCATGGCCTGGCCTATCCTAAACACAATCCCCTCCTTAAGATGCTTCACAAGGTCTCTGCCCACCTTCTGATGGATGCTCAAAGCCACAGTCTACAATGGCCCGGAGCAGCTCTGGCTTGAGCAGGAAGTCTCGGAAGCCGGAGCTGTGGATGGAGACGTAGGAGCCCTTGACGTCTTTCTTGGCAGGCGCTTCGGTGCCATCTCCCCCAGCCGCTGTCTCCACTTCATCATCTTCGTAGTCTAAGAGCTCGTTGTCGACGTCATTCTCTGCCATAACTGGGCCGGCACGGGGAGAGGGAGGTCTTGGGGTGAGTGGTCCCAGAGCAGgtgagaaagaaggggaaagaggcgTTCgaggaacagaagagaaagacaccagTGTTCTGACAGAAGAGCTGAGAGTggggaacaacaacaaaaaaggaaaactcatCAGTCACGAATAGACTCTGTACTTCTGGTCCACCCCACTTCTTCCTACTTTCCCTCAACTACAAACCTTGCCTGGAAGGAAAGTGACAGAGACACATACAACACCAAACGGGACACGTGGAGAGCGGTCTCAGGTGTCAGCGGCTTACTCAGACACAGTGAAAAAACGCACGACAAACGACTGGCGGGAGGGGGAAATGCACGGGGAAGAGGAGACGTAAGGCTGCGCTGTCCCTGTCACCGCCTGGTGCTGGTCCCCACCATCAGCCATCAGTCAAGGGTGATAGATAAAGGTCAGCACTGCGCGGAGCGCTCACTTGCAATTGCGAACATCATGTGGCTGTGGTCACCCGTCCAGAATCACCTGGGCGCCCGTCCCGGCGGCGCAAACCGGCAATCCCAGCCCCAGCCCCGGGGAAGCTGGAgcgggagggaagggagagggaaggtgggCGGGGAGGCCTACCGCCAGAACGGGAGGTGCCGGGGTGCAGGAAATGCAGGGGTAAAGGAGAAGAGGTGCAGAGGGCGCAGGGGATGCGGGAGGTACAGGGATGCAGGAAACGCAAGGGtgcaggagggggaggaggtgcAGAGGGTGCAAGAGGTGCAGGGGTACAGAAGGGGCAGGGGTGCAGGAGAGGGAGCAGGTGCAGAGGGTGCAGGGGTACAAATGCCAGAAAAAACCCACAACCGGGAAGGCTGGAGCGTGCGCAGTTAAACGGCAGCGCTTGCCCGGCCTCGGTCTCGTCCCGGGAGGACGCCCTTCGGTGGCGACACCGCCGGCGGCGCACGGAGGCAGCCATTCGGAGGGGGCTTGGAACGGGCCCGGGCGGGCGCCATCTCGTCTCCTACCCTGCGGGCCCGCGACGGGCGGCCCCGCCCTCCCATGGCGCCGCCTCCGGTGGCCGCGGCCccggggggaagggaagggacccGCTGGGTCACCCACGCCACGAGGAAGCGCGGCGGCGGCCCCGGCCACCATCTTGGACGGGGGCCCGGCAAGGCTGGCTCCCCGGGAAGGGACGAGGACAATGGAGTCGGGTGCCCGACTACGCGCCAGCAGCCGGACCGCGGTCCGGGCGAGCGGGATCAGCGTCGCGGGAGGCGGGACGCGGCGCGGGAAAGGCGGATGGCGGCGGATGGCGCCCGAGGCCGAGCCTTACCTAAGCACTGCGAGCGCGTATGGCGGCGGCAGCCCGGACGGAGGCGGGAACCTGCCTTCACTTCCGGTTTCAGGCGCGGCCGCCGCCTCGCCTCCTTCCCAGCTGCCAGGGCGCAGGCGCGGGATGCCGGAAGTCGACCCCGCGGCGGGCCTCCCGCGGCGCGCGCTTCGGGCTGCCTCTGAGAAACGCCTGTTTGGAATCCGTCCTCGGGCCCCTCCGCCGCCGCCAGGGACAGCAGCACGGCGCGAAGGTCGCGCCTCTTCCCCGAAATGCTTCCCCGCTTCTCCACACCTCTCCCCTCGGCGTtcggctttgcttttgttttgtttcctttgccATGCCAGGCTTCTCTCTGGACGCCTCTCTCTGGGCGCCGCGGACTCTGCGTGCCAAGCGGGAGGCGTTCTCACTGGGGCCTGAGCCTGGTCGTCAAGGTGACCTGGGGGTGGCCAAGCTCCGTCAGGCCTCCCCGGGGGAGGGTGCTGGggcgggggttgggggagaaTGAGCACGATCTATCTGAGAGTTACTAGCGTCGTAGCAGCTTGGGAGATGGAGGTTTGCATTCTGACTGAGCGTTAAAAAACAAATGGTGGGGTTTGGGAGTTAAGCGATTTTCCATTATTATTAACGAGAGCAGAATGCCCTTGGTCCTACCCAGCAGCTCCATTGTTCAGCCTGGATTTTCCCCCTATATATGTAGTACTCCCTTCTTTGAGACGCTACCTACATAAAGAGTGATGTTCTGCTGACCCGCTGCATCATAAATGTAAGCGCGAGAGGTACCATTGTCACCAAGGCTGTGTCCTGATCAACTCAGAAGCATTCGCTGCTGAGGGAGGTGCGCCCTCTCGTGTTGGCATCACAGACGCCACAGCTTTTGTGTGCGCCTAGGAGTAAGCGGGGATTTGGGGCCCTAGTACACTAGGAAGTGCCGCAGCTCCAGAGAGAGAGGTATCTGGGGCCCATGGCTGTGAAGACTTCCCAGGTTCTCAGCCGCTTCTGTTACCAGCTCAGCCTAAAAGGCCAGAGAAGCCCTCTCAAGAGAAGCCTTTTATTGGACCTAACATTGTAGCACTGAGGAGAGTAACATAGTACGGCTTATCCCCAGTTATCCCGACTGGCCCACCAAGTGAGCCAAACATGTTGCTTTACAGCTAGCAAGGGATGTTTGCACCAACCACAGCAAACTCGTGCAGTGAAGGCTTGCCTTTGCACCAATCAGTATTGTCCCTTTTTAGCACCAGTCATAAGGCCCCCTCTGCTTCAGAGTGGGAAGTTCTACCACGCTACCATGGAGGTTGCGGTACGGGACGATGACGGGACTAAATGTCGTCTAGAGTCCATCAAAGCATGTGATAGCAAAAAATCCAGTAGCTGACTGTTTGAAACAGTCTTGACAAAGGCCACACCTTAAAGAGCTGGAACAATTAGCTGTCATCACTGGGTGGTTTTCCCAAAGTGTTCAAAATGGCCAGTGCTGGGCAAAGGATGATCTGACTGGCTGGCTGACTCACAGTCCTGCTTAAGGCAGCCGAGGCAGAAAGGAATTGCCCAACAGCTGTCAGTAAAGAGTCAAATTGCCCCACCTGTTGGTGAACATCAGAGGAGCCCTTACGATAAATAAACGACTCATTAACGTTCATAGTGATTTTAGCAATGCTTAAACCTGGGCCAGTGGCCCAGAGCAAGGAGAGACCTCGTCTTACTGTGATTCCTTTTCTTTGTCAGTAAGTTTGAGTCTGTTATAtggcccagactagcctcagacCCTCaattctcccacctcagccttcaagtgctgggattaaaggcagtagGCACCGTGCCCTGCTCAACTACTCCTATAAACATAAGCAAACAGAGAATAAAGCAAGACGGCTGAAGCAGTCCAGATAGCACGGTCACACCAAGATGGAAGCATCCCAATTTCCCATCACGTCTGTCTCCCTACTTCAAAACTCTGGTTGATTTTGCATAGCTATTTCTTCTGGATTGATACATCCCCCCTCATGAAATTTTCATGAAAGACTTTCAGAAAGAAGTTGCAAGACACAGAGCCCTTCTCCCAGACTGTGTCACCGGTAAACAGTCCCTGGTGACGGGAGTCTCCGGTGGATCCGCGTGGATCAGAGAGCTCtaatgatggaggaagaagaCTTTTTGATGAGAAGCTGCTCTAGTCTCCCTGCGCCTGTGAGTGACCTACCACCCACGCTACCGACAATGGGCCCCTCGGTCTGCCAGTCTAGACTTGGAGGAGACGTTTCTTAGGTCTTTCATTAGTGAGCTATCTGGCATAAATGGACTTTCTTTTATGTCTACCTACAGAAAAGTCATGCAAGAAAAGACTATAGGTTACCTCACTGATTCTCACTGGGTGAAAGGAGAGGAGCTCCTCCCGTAGTGAGGAGAGCTGCTGCAAGAACGGGGTCACAGAGCAGTCTCCCACCCCAGTATTATTTTACTCTATGG
The nucleotide sequence above comes from Microtus pennsylvanicus isolate mMicPen1 chromosome 7, mMicPen1.hap1, whole genome shotgun sequence. Encoded proteins:
- the Ddx39b gene encoding spliceosome RNA helicase DDX39B; the encoded protein is MAENDVDNELLDYEDDEVETAAGGDGTEAPAKKDVKGSYVSIHSSGFRDFLLKPELLRAIVDCGFEHPSEVQHECIPQAILGMDVLCQAKSGMGKTAVFVLATLQQLEPITGQVSVLVMCHTRELAFQISKEYERFSKYMPNVKVAVFFGGLSIKKDEEVLKKNCPHIVVGTPGRILALARNKSLNLKHIKHFILDECDKMLEQLDMRRDVQEIFRMTPHEKQVMMFSATLSKEIRPVCRKFMQDPMEIFVDDETKLTLHGLQQYYVKLKDNEKNRKLFDLLDVLEFNQVVIFVKSVQRCIALAQLLVEQNFPAIAIHRGMPQEERLSRYQQFKDFQRRILVATNLFGRGMDIERVNIAFNYDMPEDSDTYLHRVARAGRFGTKGLAITFVSDENDAKILNDVQDRFEVNISELPDEIDISSYIEQTR